A single genomic interval of Pyrus communis chromosome 7, drPyrComm1.1, whole genome shotgun sequence harbors:
- the LOC137740969 gene encoding uncharacterized protein: MLFGERGWVQSFSLSISFLSQFASLVVGVHLPPQELYLDRTAILGEAVAPENFEGDPIKGHLQLMILNFSSTPVKREMDTRTSAFSRSTGTSFLELDNNTCYNFGKESVDSVGFVDFGFGIL, translated from the exons ATGCTCTTT ggagagagagggtgggtgcaatcattttctctttctatatcCTTCCTTTCCCAATTTGCGTCTCTGGTTGTTGGCGTTCATCTTCCTCCTCAAG AGTTGTATTTGGACAGAACAGCTATCCTCGGGGAAGCTGTAGCACCTGAGAATTTTGAAGGTGATCCGATCAAAGGCCATTTGCAGCTAATGATTCTCAATTTCTCGAGTACACCAGTAAAG AGAGAGATGGATACACGAACCAGTGCATTTTCAAGGAGTACTGGAACATCATTTTTGGAATTAGATAACAATACTTGCTATAATTTTGGTAAGGAATCAGTTGACAGTGTGGGGTTCGTGGATTTTGGATTCGGCATTCTCTGA